A portion of the Deinococcus peraridilitoris DSM 19664 genome contains these proteins:
- a CDS encoding KH domain-containing protein: MKTDPSDLALFITQSVVDQPALVRVSKSGQNLLIRVAPGEEGRVIGRNGRVIQALRTVVRLVSDPRERLNVDLDAPRKDTNR; the protein is encoded by the coding sequence ATGAAGACCGACCCCAGCGACCTCGCGTTGTTTATTACCCAGAGCGTGGTCGACCAGCCCGCCCTCGTGCGGGTCTCGAAAAGCGGGCAGAACCTGCTGATTCGTGTGGCTCCCGGCGAGGAAGGCCGAGTGATCGGCCGGAACGGTCGTGTGATCCAGGCCTTGCGCACCGTCGTCCGCCTGGTCAGCGATCCACGCGAGCGCCTGAACGTCGATCTCGACGCACCCCGAAAAGACACGAATCGCTGA
- the rimM gene encoding ribosome maturation factor RimM (Essential for efficient processing of 16S rRNA) yields the protein MTSPAVPPDVIRVGHVLGAFGVQGAVRLYVIGDPARLVKLTRFFVEGRGWLRVKGRDLHGPGLTVTFSGVQDRDAAERLRSAPVFAHEDELPPLPHDEFYYHELRGLPVRTPGGELIGEVRDVQDAGPQDLLLVSHANGDSLVPLQAPYVEIVRDSSDPKKPLAAVILDAPPGLLGED from the coding sequence TTGACCTCTCCCGCTGTACCGCCCGATGTCATTCGAGTTGGCCATGTTCTAGGTGCTTTTGGCGTCCAGGGCGCCGTACGTCTGTACGTCATCGGTGACCCGGCGCGTCTTGTCAAGCTCACGCGCTTCTTTGTCGAGGGGCGCGGCTGGCTGCGCGTCAAAGGGCGTGACCTGCACGGACCGGGGCTGACCGTGACGTTTTCGGGCGTGCAGGACCGCGACGCTGCCGAACGCCTCAGAAGCGCGCCCGTCTTTGCCCACGAGGACGAATTGCCCCCGCTGCCCCACGATGAGTTTTACTATCACGAGTTGCGCGGCCTCCCGGTGCGCACGCCGGGCGGTGAACTGATCGGCGAGGTGCGCGACGTGCAGGATGCCGGGCCGCAGGATCTGCTGTTGGTGAGCCACGCGAACGGCGACTCGCTGGTGCCGCTGCAGGCGCCTTATGTCGAGATTGTGCGAGATTCCTCGGACCCCAAAAAGCCATTGGCCGCTGTGATTCTCGACGCACCTCCGGGCCTGCTGGGCGAGGACTGA